The following proteins are encoded in a genomic region of Syntrophomonadaceae bacterium:
- a CDS encoding UxaA family hydrolase: MATKIAWVVDGDKDNVATILIRDVTKGKSIPVTVGEKEIQVTANADIPHGHKVAILPIKKGETVFKYGLSIGKATVNIEIGDHVHIHNTESNRGRGDLACKGGCC; the protein is encoded by the coding sequence GTGGCAACAAAAATTGCCTGGGTGGTAGACGGCGACAAGGACAATGTCGCCACCATCCTGATCAGGGACGTAACCAAAGGAAAGAGCATCCCGGTCACCGTTGGGGAAAAAGAAATCCAAGTAACTGCAAATGCGGACATTCCCCATGGTCACAAGGTAGCCATCCTGCCCATTAAAAAAGGGGAAACCGTCTTCAAGTACGGGCTTTCCATCGGCAAGGCCACCGTAAACATTGAGATCGGCGATCATGTTCACATCCACAACACAGAGAGCAATCGAGGCCGCGGGGACTTGGCCTGCAAAGGAGGCTGCTGCTAA